The Bos indicus x Bos taurus breed Angus x Brahman F1 hybrid chromosome 11, Bos_hybrid_MaternalHap_v2.0, whole genome shotgun sequence sequence aaatagctcaattaggattccatcacctccactagctttgttcatagtgatgctttctaaggcccacttgacttcacatttcaggatgtctggctctaggtgagtgatcacaccatcgtggttatctgggtcatgaagatctcttttgtatagttcttctgtgtattcttgccaccacttcttaatatcttctgcttctgttaggtacataacatttctgtcctttattgtgcccatctttacatgaaatgttcccttggtatctctaattttcttgaagagatctctagtctttcccattctattgttttcctgtatttctttgcaatgatcactgagaaaggttttcttatctctccttgctattctttggaactctgcattcaaatagatgtatctttccttttctcctttgcctttagcttctcttcttttctcagctatttgtgaggcctcagacaaccattttgcctctgtgcacttctttttcttggggatggtcttgatcactgcctcctgtacaatgtcataaacctccgtccatagctcttcaggcactctatcagatctaatcccttgaatctatttgtcacttccactgtataatcgttaagggatttgatttagagaGGGATCACTGAGGACAAAGACAGAACTTTTGGAGGATACATATGTCAAAACCTAACAAACTCTATACTTTAACAGTGTACAGTTTATTGTATGTATGTTGACTCGCTACAACAAAGCTGCTTTTAAAGGAAGTGGAGCAAACCTGacaaaatattcacatttttaagCTTGGCAGtgaattgttattgttcagtcgctaagctgtttctgcttctttgtgaccccatgaactgcagcacgccaggcttccctgtccttcactattccccagagtttgctcaaactcatgtccattgagtcggtgatgccatccaaccgtctcatcctctgttgcccccttctcctcttgccctcaatctttgccgtTATTCATActtttctgtacacttgaaatatttcataacttAATTGGGAAAGCCTAATCAAACTCCTTAATCttataggtaaggaaactgagtaAATGATAGATATAGGGCTGGAGCCTGCATCTTATTTTCCAGTTCAATATTCATCCCATTCtatcaggggggaaaaaaagtataatTAGCATATACATGTAAGATTCAGAGAGAAATGCTTACCCTTAAATTTGTTCACTGTCCCAATGTTTTGAAGAATTCTTCTAGGACCATTCACTGCAAAATAAACTGCCTTTTCATATTCCCCAAGTGAGATTAATTCATTGAACCTACAGTCATTGCATTTCATTATACAATAGTAtacaaaaaaagtaaagaaaactgaTTAGAAATGTCTAATACATATTAAACATAGTAGTATAGTAATACAAAAAACACCTCTAATAAACTATAACTAGATCCATTCACTCTCTAAAATATTCTTTCACTCCCTTCCCTAATATTATTTTTTGTAGCTTCAGAAGAAGATTCTCACCTGCTAGGTGACTTGAACCTGATTATGTACCTTATTCTTCAGTACTTAGAATAATCCATAGGAAATGGAAAGAACTTCACTGAATTTATAGTgagctcagatttttttttcctctcatatcATCTCCAGAAGAAAAGGAGAACCAGGGAAAGAAGGGCAATCTGCTTAGACGCTCAATGTAGGGTAAATATTAATTGAACTCATATGCTGCCAAAGCTGAAAATCAAGAGGAGTCCTTGGTATTCAGAAGCATAAGTTGTTCCACCAGTAACCAGACTCCCAACTGAATGTGAGactaaatgagagaagaaaagataatAGTTCAGATAACTTAAGCTTCTACTCCTCTTCCTAGGGCAAAATGTCTCCAGCTCAACTCTTACCTCACTATTAATACAACTATGCCAAAGAGGATTTAAAGTGTTGCAAATGAATGTGGAACCTCAGAGGaggaaaaacactgaaataatattaagcaaaatacataaaacttttATCCTCAGGGTTTTTCTCTTATATGTGAAGCTGGAAGACTTAGAGAAGCATAGAGTATGAGGAAACAATCCAGGCTTTGGGGTGCCTCAAAATGATCTTTACCCCTTCTTTATATCATATCAACAAGCAAATCAACAAGAGAAAACTGTTTAACATAGAAGACTAGTAATATTACATATGTTCATTACAGATTGGCCTCATAGCCTATGAATCAACCtcttaaagaataaagaatacataaaaaataaaataaagaataaagtcttatgggggaggttcaagagggaggggacaaacagatatttatggctgattcacgctgttttatggcagaaaccaacccaacattgtaaagcaattatcctctaatttaaaaattttaaaaaaagaataaagtcagagCTCTTTAAGCCTTTACTATACACTatatcggagaagacaatggcaccccactccagtactcttgcctgaaaatcccatggaggaggagcctcgtaggctgaagtccatggagtcactaagagtcggacacgactgagcgacttcactttcactcttcactttcatgcattggagaaggaaatggcaacccactccagtattcttgcctggagaatcccagggacagaggagcctagtgggctgccgtctacggggtcgcacagagtcggacacggctgaagcgacttagcagcagtagcatacactatataataatttaatacATATTAGAGAGAAATATGCCTTCCTAATATGTCATAGGatacaaatgaggaaaagaagGACTAAACTGGCTTGGATAATCTGATTCAGGAAGatgttcctgggcttccctggtggtccagtggttaagaatccacctgccaacgtaggggacatgaattcgatccctgatctaggaGGATCAAACATGTCGAGGGCCACCTAGGCCAAcataccacaactgctgaagtgCCAGTGCTCAAcgcccaagtgccctagagcctctgctgCACAACAAGAGATGCCGTGggaatgagaagcccgtgtatcacaacaaagagtaaccccagctctctgcaactagagaaagcccacgcacagcaacaaacACCTAACGAACacaggccaaaataaataaacaaataaaaggagaTGTTCTCAAAAACATTCTGTAAGATCAGGTCAATGGTTAGGGaatacaagaaaaatataagtaaaacttAACACTATAGTCTAGCTATATCTTCCATAAAATCTCTGAGACCATCAATCtggtatttattttcataaagaatCTATATTCTAAAAATTctagtttattttctaatttgtctACTAGAGTagctattaaaaaatacaaaagctaGAGACTACAGCTCAAAAAGATGCTAATATTTCAAAAAGATGCTAAAAATGCTAAATATTGAGTAAGCATTtaagcaaatattaaataaatgctaTAATAGCTTAAGGAAGatcaaagcttttaaaatatttgcctttcAATGAAGTACAGCAAAATTTCAGCTTCTTTTGCCTTGCTTGGGTCTTCTTCAAGTAGTTCTTCAACAATGCCTTGTTTATCTGTAAATATTAACAGCATCATCAGATGATATTTAAGGTTATCaatcaataaaaacaacaaacacaaaTGTTTAATACCAACAATCTAATGCTATAGTTCTAATAGTACCAGCCTCTTCCTAAACTGAATGGCCTCCCCATCTCTTGCTTCCTTATTTTCAGGTATTCTCTCCCTGGCTAACCAAGTTTACTCTTTACAGATTATCTGCCAACTGCTGAAGGAAGAAGCCCATAGGGTAACAGATCCCTAACAAAAGTAAgtacattttcacatttttaaaactcagccTAAGGGGAAACAAAATGTTTTCCATTATATATGatacttaaaaaatacagatCATCTACCGTGTAAAtctttacttttctgaatgttctcCACGAAGTCTTGAAATGATCTGCTCATATCAGATTTTACCCACAAAGTAAGTGCCTGTGAAATAACCTGCAGTTTTTGATGACTATAAAGATAAAAAAACGTTAATGACATACTGAACCTAAAATCAAACAGTGgaatattaaaatcaaataaaagcttcaaacttttaaaacatagatGCAACTTTCATACCTAAACTGTAATTCATTGTTCAGATTTTCAGTTGAATCTCGCCGTTCTAATACCACAGTCATTTCCTCATCTAAATCTGCCTTCCTCTGAATAGGTACATATTTTTTGGACATAAGTTCTTCCATTTCTGCGTATTTACCTTCAAGATGTTTCAAGTATTTAGTGAGAGCGTCTAAATTGACAGATTCTTGGAGAGTCATGCctaagggaaagggaaaaaatcaaACAAGACAAGCAGTGTCCCACACAAGCAGTGTGGGATGCTTGTGCTCAAAGAGCAAGTCTTAGTATTAATAAAATAGGTCAGATGGTTGACTATGTTAAGAAATAATTAAGAGATGGCAATATGAACTTGTAGATTACTGAACATTAGCATACATTTCTAAATGGCTGGAAGTTTTAAACAAATCATCACTGAAGACTTAATGAAGGGACTTCGCtgctggtccaatggttaagaatcttccaggtaatgtaggggacacaggttttgatccctggtctgggaagatcccacatgctaaggaAACAATTGGAATTTctcacaaatattttaaacaaaattctgtaCCTGGAATAGGTTTTAAAGGATCTTTGCAGAAAGTACAATATTGTTCTTCTTTTGTGTCATACTTTGCCCTgacttgtttcatttcatttatctGCAATTGAATCTTTGAGGAATTATTTTCAATAAGTCCCATCCTGAAAATCAGAAAGgcttttttaatatgtttctttCAACTAATTATTTAATCATATCACTCAAAGTAAAACAGGTTAAATTATTACTTTAATTTGGCTAATTATCATTTTGTACCATGAATGTGGGTGAAAGTTTACAAAACAATGGCTAAGAAGTTAACTAACCTCATAAGTGAGAAACCATTCTCTTTCAAAGCATCAATAAAATCTTATACTGACTATGATCTGTAACCTTACTGGaaatttataaatgttaaatAGAATAATCTGGCCACAAAGTACTACGTCCATTCCCTTTAGTTGAAAACTACATTTGCAATTTAAACATCATTTTTGTTAAGTAATCctattagtttcctgtggctgctacaacaaaataccacaaacttggtgggttaaaacaacagaaatctgttCTTTCATAGTTCTGGAACCCAGAAGTCcaatattattcagttcagttcagtcgctcagttgtgtccgactctttgcgaccccatgaatcacagcacgccaggcctccctgtccatcaccatctcccggagttcactcaaactcacgtccatcgagtcggtgatgccatccagccatctcatcctctgtcatccccttctcctcctgcccccaatccctcccagcatcagggtcttttccaatgagtcaactcttcacatgaggtggccaaagtattggagttttagcttcagcatcagtccttccaatgaacacccaggactgatctcctttaggatggactggttggatctccttgcagtccaagggactctcaagagtcttctccaacaccacagttcaaaagcatcaattcttcggcactcagccttcttcacagtccaactctcacatccacccatgaccactggaaaaaccatagccttgactagacggacgtttgttggcaaagtaatgtctctgcttttcaatatgctatctaggttggtcataactttccttccaaggagtaagtgtcttttaatttcatggctgcagtcaccatctgcagtgattttggagcccaaaaaaataaagtctgacactgtttccactgtttccccatctatttcccatgaagtgatgggaccagatgccatgatcttcgttttgtgaatgttgagctttaagccaactttttcactctcttctttcactttcatcaagaggctttttagttcctcttcactttcttccataagggtggtgttatctgcatatctgaggtgatatttctcccggcaatcttgattccaaagaAGCTTTAGTGCTCCTCTATCTTTTGTCTTCTGATTTTGCCCTAATATTTCTGTTACTATCTTATCCGCCTCCTgtccctttcaaaaaaaaaattttttttttactatttatgtaGCATTTTCTCCCAACAAGAAGTGATCCCAACCTCTAGCCAGCTACATTACCAAAAATGGAGGtcaaatttcacataattttcctGGTTGACTTCAAATTATCTCTAAGAACAATTTACCCATCAATTACCAAATGGAACACTGAAAATCTGAGACTGTTCAAAAAGAGTGAGAGTTTTATCATCTCCCAGTAGGTTACTTACTTTTTTTGCATCACAAGATTAAGTGCTCTATTTCAGATGGTAATCATGAAATTGTACCATTAAACCTTCCATGCAAGAAATTACCTGGAGCAATTATCTGCATCCTTCATTTTACGATACTACAATGTGCCTCCAATTATCCTAAGAGATATTATAAATTTCCCAAACTGaattagtattatttttcaagtaaaaatagaGTAATTTCAATAGGAAGGGTAACATAAAAACatggctttaaaataaaatcaaagttgaAGATGACTAAGAATCACTAGTTACAGTTACAATGGCTAGTTAATAAACCAAGTAGCAATTATCACCTTTTGGGCTACTTACGAATATACTTACTTTGCCTGAAGTTGGGCTATTCTTTTCTTGTGATATACCAATGCTGTGGGCTCTCCTGCCAAAACTTTAAGTTTTCCATGAAGATAAAATGCAGTTCTTTGGCCTTTCTTTATTGTCTCAATAAATGTGTCGTATTCTTTCTTTATTGAAGTAAGAATGGATTTGTATGCAGTGACATATTCTATTACctgaaacatgatttttttctgattgtgGTACTGAATTTTTTTCTAGAAGACTATAGATCAAAAACCTTGCAAATAGCATTATAATTGTGTTTAATGAAATGATGGGCAATTAGAAatctaaaattttacaaatttgagCTTGCACTTATATGCAATATGCCTGGATATTAAAGACAGTTCATGATTACTGAATATATGATCTTTGTGAATCATTACAATTCTGTGAGtttgagaaaaaaacattttttgctCTACTCAGGAATTAACACATACATTATATTAAGTCAGTTAAAACCAATACCAGGTCTAACTATCCCAACTCTGGATCTCTTAAATACAATTACATATCATCCCTCACTATCTCCAAATCTAGTCTCTGACTTCATTCAGACCTTAAAATCCTAGACTCCCTTCATCTCCCTGTTTTTCTAACCCATCTGCTCTTGTTGATCAATAATCTCAATTACCAAACTGCATTTCTATCCCCAAGATGTCAAGTACAATTGTAGAAAACCCTTCACATCTTATATTCATGGTTTAAAATGACGTTTATGTACATATCTCTGGAacaagaatggaagaaaatagaaacctacagaggaggaaagaagaaaactatagagaaagaaagggtAAGTAGGTTCTAAAATGAGAAGGACCTGACTTCATTGTATACTCTGCTTATtggttttttactttttctttttctctggttaACCTTGTGTAGGCATTAGCCAAATGAAAAAGCAATCATAACTAAGAAACActttaaagaagttaaaaaacaaaaacattaaaaataatctatgGTTGCCAACTCATGAGAATTTCAGGTGTCAAGTGATATAAGGAATAAATGTGACCAATCCACAATTTCCTCTGAAAGATACAATTATGCTTTCTACCCCTGCTACATATATAGTCTATAGTATACTCCACTATAGCTAGAAAATacctagaaaaaaataatgcagaaagACATCTGGTCTATCAAGAAATGGTATAAGAAGGGGAGTTCCCCattggcccagtggttaggacttgtgctttcactgctgtggcccaggttcactTCTGGGTAGGGAAACTGAGATCGCAAGagtggtatggcaaaaaaaaaaaaaaaaaatggtataagGAGATAACCGATCAACACCAAGCACCAGAAGAGGATTTCTGAGTGGAAGATACTGGTCATCTTTCTGGCATGACCAAACTACCTATCCACCAAAATCAAGACTGCTGCCCAGCAATTTtcaataaaatggagacaattaATTTGTGGTCTTTCAAACTAAACACTTCACTGTTCCCTGCTATCCTCCACTCCACAAGCCTCTATGATGTGCTGCAACAATCCAAGACAACTCAGATATGTTAATGGATAGAAAACGGACTTGTTGTAACATCATGATCAGCTCCCATGGGTTTACTAGGATAAACAGATTTCAGAAAGACACTCATGAATTTTTAAGACTGCACAGAAAATGCATTAGAGTAAAGCAGGCAAACTGGTATGCTAGAGGTAGAATAGTTTTGGTTGgccagcaaaatattttaaaatttaggaaatttCACCCAAAGCCCATATTTTTAGCTTCTTCTGAAAACTCTGAACAATCTACCAGCATGGAACTCCCATTCCTTTAATGGCAGTAGTCAGCTGGAGCTTTAAATTGGATTCTTCATTTTACCACAGTCCCCTTGATTCCTTATTCTCTTAAAGCCAATACACTGAACTCTCATATGACCTTCCTGACCTTTAGGCATTCAAGTTTCAGTCTCCATATTAAGGCTTCCCTTAACTCCTCCAAAACATAGCCGTATTCCCCAGGTACAGAACTATGAGGAATAAAAGGAATGGCACTCATTCCACCTCAGCTCCTACTCACGGGACATACACTATTTGCACAAAACACGACGAGAACACAAAAGGCCACTTTCCAGAGTCCGGCTGTCTCTATAATTCACCCATATCTCCTGAAACTCACTCTTCCTAGCCTTGATCTTCTTTGCTTATTAAGTCCTCGGCTCCCTCTGCAACCTACCCTTAATTCTTGTTACACAAGCCTCAGGTCTCCTTGCCTTGATTCAGGCATGGTTCTCTAGGCTGAATCCTCTACCTCTGATTTTAAACAGAATTTGGTACTTGTTCTCTGGCGCTAAGCACTCAGAGATATAAGTTGGTACTTTCACCTTTTGCCAAACTAGGACCCTTCCAAAAGACAGGGAAGATTAGAGAAGGCAGACATTAATAGtttgctaagtcgctcagtcgtgtccaactctgttgcgaccccatggactgtggcccaccaggctcctccgtccatgggattttccaggcaagagtgctggagtgggttgccactgccttctcctacatTAATAGTTTATTAACAACCAAATGTGCTAGAATAACATGAAAATGGAAAGGCAGATTATTTTATTGAGAAGCTAGAAGAAAGGTTTCTCTAAGTACCACAGGATTTCTATTTCAGATCCCCTCTTAGTTTTGAAGAATAGGATTCTTCACAATGTACAATGTATAACTGTATAATGTACAAATAGTTCGAATGGAAATCTTGGGGGGTAGGGAGAAAAGGACTAAAGATACAGAAATCATCTTTTATTTAATCTCCTGTCTTTTTTCTAGGAATTAAATTTACCAACACCTCCTCCAAAATGACTTCACCATAACTATACTAATTTAAAGCAGAGAGCTCTTCATGTGTGAAAACTTGTGACAAGTGTTAGCATTTGTATATGCAAAAATAAGTATGCTACAGTTATAACTTTCCTTTGCTGATTTCACACAAGTAGAGTCTCAGCATGATTTCTGATATTTATAAAACCTATTCAATATGCTACCTATAAACATTCACCTAATATATTCCTTAATGACTAAAACACCAAAACAATTTCATTGACCATGACAACTTATAAAATGAAGCTAACCTGCCAACGTACCAGTTCTTAAAGACAGATTTTCTACATGactttaaaggaagaaaagactcATTTTTCCAATTTATACTTTTATGGATATGCAAGTGAAGTAAAGTGAGGTAAatttcactcagttgtgtccgaatctttgtgaccccatggactatacagtccatggattctccaggccaaaatactggagtgggtagcctttctcttctccacagaatcttcccagcctagggattgaacccaggacccaggtcccccacattgcaggcagat is a genomic window containing:
- the CLHC1 gene encoding clathrin heavy chain linker domain-containing protein 1 isoform X2 → MQFRTSRLRSYYRLAVGLEKGIKVIEYVTAYKSILTSIKKEYDTFIETIKKGQRTAFYLHGKLKVLAGEPTALVYHKKRIAQLQAKMGLIENNSSKIQLQINEMKQVRAKYDTKEEQYCTFCKDPLKPIPGMTLQESVNLDALTKYLKHLEGKYAEMEELMSKKYVPIQRKADLDEEMTVVLERRDSTENLNNELQFSHQKLQVISQALTLWVKSDMSRSFQDFVENIQKSKDLHDKQGIVEELLEEDPSKAKEAEILLYFIERFNELISLGEYEKAVYFAVNGPRRILQNIGTVNKFKAVGKIRGKPSPLLLFFEAIFSISHAFRHPVDAVLTLEGIKCGLSEKRLDLVINWVTQERLTFSEEAGDVIFDYGEQDTYNKAKCLALAQIIYSECGLHKKALLCLCKQGQIHGAMEYIQQFKDFTSDDLMQLIKSCPNIELIQCLTKEWNGKPPYLSFGLAVLHLFSVDMKKVGIKLLQEISKGGKDAVEHLLINDPFCSLEKWQEVANICLQNGFDQLSNDIMSVLRSQAGVTEISEEDDTVNLMQHVFW